In Ignavibacteriales bacterium, a single genomic region encodes these proteins:
- the arsD gene encoding arsenite efflux transporter metallochaperone ArsD encodes MKIEIYDPPMCCASGLCGPDIDPALLDINEAILKVKKEFDGQVKIDRYLLSQQGPKFMQQPEVMKRLQTNGVEILPLTLVDGKVVKEKEYPGYDELARFVKEKQ; translated from the coding sequence ATGAAAATTGAAATTTATGATCCGCCGATGTGCTGTGCAAGCGGATTGTGCGGACCGGATATTGATCCGGCTTTGTTGGATATCAATGAAGCAATTCTAAAAGTTAAAAAAGAATTTGACGGACAAGTAAAAATAGATAGGTATTTGCTAAGTCAGCAGGGACCCAAATTTATGCAGCAACCGGAAGTAATGAAGCGTCTTCAAACCAACGGCGTTGAAATTCTTCCATTGACTTTGGTTGATGGAAAAGTTGTAAAGGAAAAAGAATATCCGGGATATGATGAGTTGGCAAGATTTGTAAAAGAAAAACAATAG
- a CDS encoding zinc ribbon domain-containing protein produces the protein MPTYEYHCKECGYYFDVKASIEQKEKGLDITCEQCGSKELEQVFGGFAILGGQSINVKSPVSQNGGGGCCGGSGSGCC, from the coding sequence ATGCCTACATATGAATATCACTGCAAAGAATGCGGTTACTATTTTGATGTAAAAGCAAGCATCGAACAAAAAGAAAAAGGATTGGATATTACTTGTGAACAATGTGGAAGTAAAGAGCTTGAACAAGTATTTGGTGGGTTTGCAATTCTTGGTGGACAATCAATCAATGTTAAATCACCAGTTTCACAAAACGGCGGCGGAGGATGCTGCGGCGGTTCGGGAAGCGGATGTTGCTGA
- a CDS encoding carboxymuconolactone decarboxylase family protein — protein sequence MENSVLLIDPKITELIAIGASIGGNCLSCLRYHFAEAIRLGVSIDEIQEAVKIGKTVKEKPINDIYKLAEDLINREKEKTIKEKQ from the coding sequence ATGGAAAATTCCGTATTACTTATCGATCCTAAAATAACTGAGCTTATTGCAATCGGCGCATCAATCGGCGGCAACTGTCTGTCTTGTTTGCGTTATCATTTTGCTGAAGCAATCAGACTTGGCGTTTCAATTGATGAAATTCAAGAAGCTGTTAAAATTGGTAAAACAGTTAAAGAAAAACCTATAAATGATATTTATAAATTAGCCGAAGATTTAATTAACAGAGAAAAAGAAAAAACAATAAAGGAGAAACAATAA
- a CDS encoding metalloregulator ArsR/SmtB family transcription factor, giving the protein METKIDVLKALGDETRLRIINLFIKRGQILCVCELMDALKIPQYAVSKALTIIKNADLLTAEKKGTWVYYELNKSIVQNKNLFTFLKSYLNDEIFSVDELRLKERLLLREGNKCVVGIIPETDLKKKIKQKAEA; this is encoded by the coding sequence ATGGAAACCAAGATAGATGTATTAAAAGCTTTAGGAGATGAAACAAGATTAAGAATAATTAACCTCTTTATTAAGAGAGGGCAAATTCTTTGTGTTTGCGAATTGATGGACGCGCTTAAAATTCCGCAGTATGCTGTTTCTAAGGCTCTAACAATTATTAAAAACGCGGATCTATTGACCGCAGAGAAAAAAGGCACTTGGGTTTACTATGAACTGAATAAAAGCATAGTCCAAAACAAAAACTTATTCACTTTCTTGAAAAGTTATTTAAATGATGAAATATTTTCAGTAGATGAGCTACGGTTAAAAGAACGACTTCTTTTAAGAGAAGGCAATAAATGTGTTGTTGGAATTATCCCGGAAACAGATTTAAAGAAAAAGATTAAACAAAAAGCCGAGGCGTAA
- a CDS encoding metalloregulator ArsR/SmtB family transcription factor, whose product MGCCVKEEEYSKLQKDAAKYAKAFAHPARVAILELLVKQCDCICNDLVKSLPLAQSTVSQHIKILKEVGLIDGIEKSPAIEYHLNKKKWFEAKQAMKDFFEE is encoded by the coding sequence ATGGGCTGTTGTGTTAAAGAAGAAGAGTATTCAAAACTCCAAAAAGATGCAGCTAAATACGCCAAGGCATTTGCGCATCCTGCGCGGGTTGCAATTTTAGAACTGCTGGTTAAACAATGCGATTGTATTTGTAACGACTTGGTTAAGAGTTTACCTTTAGCTCAGTCAACTGTATCCCAGCATATAAAGATTCTCAAAGAAGTCGGACTTATAGATGGTATCGAGAAATCTCCGGCTATTGAATATCATCTTAACAAAAAGAAATGGTTCGAAGCTAAACAAGCGATGAAAGATTTTTTTGAAGAGTAA
- the chrA gene encoding chromate efflux transporter, whose product MTTNSQPSLLKLFTSFLRLGLTAFGGPSMVAYIRKMAVEEEKWIDKETFSNGVALCQVIPGATAMQSAAYVGLKTRGVAGAAATFIGFGLPAFFLMSMLAAVYKLVINLPVTVFIFSCLQAIIVAIIANATISFSKVTLKEWRSVLITIIAIVLFGLKINPIIIIVLSAVIGILLRMKNQISKQQVRADISLAQDKTKSYNRQIIFILLTYLVLLLALYILDKNLLVLSTLMFRIDLFAFGGGLASVPLMFHEIVDVRHLLDNKTFMDGIALGQVTPGPIVITATFIGYLLAGSFGAIVGTVSIFLPSFLMLIGITPIFDKLRTQKLFNEIIRGVLSSFVGLLFTITIQFALNLHWGAAQISIGATALIALLLKTDILYVVLVGIALSVTIFFII is encoded by the coding sequence ATGACAACAAATTCTCAACCTTCATTATTAAAATTATTCACGTCATTTCTTCGTTTGGGATTAACCGCATTCGGAGGACCATCTATGGTGGCTTATATCCGCAAGATGGCAGTTGAAGAAGAAAAGTGGATTGATAAAGAAACTTTTAGTAATGGGGTTGCCCTTTGTCAAGTTATTCCCGGTGCAACCGCAATGCAATCTGCTGCTTACGTTGGATTGAAAACACGGGGAGTAGCCGGCGCCGCTGCAACTTTCATAGGTTTTGGCTTACCCGCTTTCTTTCTAATGTCAATGCTTGCGGCGGTTTATAAATTAGTTATCAATCTTCCGGTTACGGTTTTTATATTCAGTTGTCTTCAGGCGATAATTGTAGCTATCATAGCAAATGCAACTATTTCATTCAGCAAGGTTACACTTAAAGAATGGAGATCGGTTCTAATTACAATTATTGCGATAGTTCTGTTTGGTTTAAAGATAAATCCTATCATCATAATTGTGCTGTCCGCTGTTATAGGAATATTACTTAGAATGAAAAACCAAATCTCGAAACAGCAAGTTAGAGCAGATATTTCTTTAGCTCAGGATAAGACGAAATCATACAACCGGCAAATTATATTCATCTTACTGACTTATTTAGTTCTGCTTTTAGCACTTTACATATTAGATAAAAATCTTTTAGTTCTATCCACTTTGATGTTCAGAATTGATTTGTTTGCCTTCGGAGGCGGGCTCGCTTCGGTCCCCTTGATGTTCCACGAAATTGTTGATGTCCGGCATTTATTAGATAACAAAACTTTCATGGATGGAATTGCATTGGGACAAGTAACACCGGGTCCAATCGTTATTACAGCTACATTTATAGGCTATTTGCTGGCTGGTTCTTTTGGAGCTATCGTTGGAACAGTAAGTATTTTTTTACCCTCATTTCTTATGCTTATAGGCATTACTCCAATCTTTGATAAACTGCGGACTCAAAAGTTATTCAATGAAATTATACGAGGAGTGCTAAGCTCATTTGTCGGATTATTATTTACAATTACTATTCAGTTTGCACTGAACTTGCATTGGGGTGCGGCTCAAATATCTATTGGTGCGACTGCATTAATCGCTTTGTTATTAAAAACAGATATTCTTTATGTGGTTCTAGTTGGAATAGCACTGTCAGTAACAATTTTTTTTATAATATGA
- a CDS encoding ABC transporter permease, whose translation MKIARSIKISRRQLLAHKLRTILALVGIIIGVSAVIIMVAIGNGAQNEVLSKIEAMGTDLLIINAGQVQNTAGRMQIRGVVTTLILQDAVALQKECSLIKLSAPVQSKKMQVKYGNLSTNTTIVGTTSEFQEIRNFRAVKGSFFSYEENSASRRVAVLGQSVVKNVFGGEDPIGETIRIGKIPFEVIGVMESKGVDLNGFDQDDQIFIPIQTALRRVFNLSYINSINIQAINQEKMVETAKQITEVLRERHRLIKQNKADDYTIQSQTDLLETQRETTDTFTMLITSIAGISLLVGGIGVLAIMLIAIRERTNEIGLRMAVGASKKDILIQFVIESAILSIGGGVMGIFIGVIGSLIIAFGTEWAASVSLTSIFYSFGFSMLVGLFFGIYPARKASLLDPINALRSE comes from the coding sequence ATGAAAATTGCACGAAGTATTAAAATATCGAGGAGGCAGCTATTAGCACATAAGTTACGAACGATCCTTGCACTTGTTGGAATTATAATAGGTGTTTCAGCAGTGATCATTATGGTAGCTATCGGTAACGGTGCGCAAAATGAAGTGCTAAGTAAAATAGAAGCTATGGGCACCGACCTTTTAATAATAAATGCGGGGCAAGTTCAAAATACTGCAGGCAGGATGCAGATACGCGGAGTAGTTACAACTCTTATACTTCAAGATGCTGTTGCACTTCAGAAGGAGTGCTCGCTGATAAAATTATCCGCACCAGTGCAGAGTAAAAAAATGCAAGTTAAGTATGGCAACTTGAGCACTAACACAACTATCGTTGGAACAACAAGTGAATTTCAAGAGATTAGAAATTTTCGCGCTGTTAAAGGATCCTTCTTTAGCTATGAAGAAAATTCTGCATCAAGACGGGTTGCTGTATTAGGTCAATCCGTTGTTAAAAATGTGTTTGGAGGCGAAGACCCGATTGGCGAAACTATACGCATTGGGAAAATTCCTTTCGAAGTTATTGGTGTTATGGAATCCAAAGGAGTTGACTTGAACGGGTTTGATCAGGATGATCAAATTTTTATTCCGATACAAACTGCGCTTAGAAGAGTATTTAATCTTAGCTACATAAATTCAATAAACATTCAGGCAATCAATCAAGAAAAAATGGTGGAGACCGCAAAACAGATCACCGAAGTTTTGAGAGAACGGCACCGTTTAATTAAACAAAATAAAGCAGACGATTACACGATACAAAGTCAAACCGATCTTTTAGAAACACAGCGAGAAACAACCGACACTTTTACAATGCTAATTACAAGTATTGCCGGCATCTCCTTGCTGGTTGGCGGAATAGGTGTTCTCGCAATTATGCTTATCGCTATTCGTGAAAGAACAAACGAGATCGGTTTGAGAATGGCTGTGGGTGCAAGCAAAAAAGATATTCTAATTCAGTTTGTAATTGAATCAGCTATTCTTAGTATTGGCGGAGGAGTAATGGGGATATTCATCGGTGTGATCGGTTCGCTTATAATTGCCTTTGGAACGGAATGGGCTGCAAGTGTTTCTTTAACATCTATCTTTTACTCTTTCGGATTCTCGATGCTTGTCGGATTATTTTTTGGAATATATCCGGCACGGAAAGCTTCTTTACTTGATCCAATAAACGCGCTGCGGAGCGAATAA
- a CDS encoding ABC transporter permease: MKTNRLLKIAYVGLGRNKLRTFLMMIGIVIGITALTLIISAGMGAQDRVMDRVKKFGLESIMVSAGSGSMMGQPTGGQPIITLKLEDAEVIKREVTTVVDIAPFNRKGGAEIKYMEKSTTTNVFGITPTWAKVWNWDVEEGDFISDEDMSNLNRVCLLGPTVKKELFGDENPIGQQIRIGNIQFEVKGIMQSKGTSPGGGDMDNRINIPLTTFMRRVSNVDYITAVKILLTSSKDIDKTSENIRAILRERHSLAPGVLDDFGITTPTEITKFAEKIAGTFNIFLALIAGISLIAGGVVVANIMLISVNERKKEIGLRKAVGAKSKDIMMQFLFEASAITLIGGVIGIILGGIGAKVLEMITGMPVSISWISVVLGVVSSSLVGIIAGLQPAKRASKLQPVEALR, encoded by the coding sequence ATGAAAACAAATAGATTATTGAAAATTGCTTACGTTGGACTTGGAAGAAATAAACTCCGAACATTTTTGATGATGATAGGAATAGTAATTGGTATTACCGCTCTAACATTAATTATTTCCGCCGGAATGGGGGCGCAAGACCGCGTGATGGATAGAGTGAAAAAATTTGGACTTGAAAGCATTATGGTTTCTGCAGGATCGGGAAGTATGATGGGGCAACCAACAGGCGGGCAACCAATAATTACTTTGAAATTGGAGGACGCTGAAGTAATAAAACGTGAAGTAACTACAGTAGTAGATATAGCACCTTTCAATAGAAAAGGGGGAGCTGAAATCAAGTATATGGAAAAATCTACAACGACTAATGTGTTTGGCATTACCCCCACTTGGGCAAAAGTGTGGAATTGGGATGTAGAAGAAGGAGATTTTATTTCGGATGAAGATATGTCAAATCTTAACCGAGTTTGCCTTTTAGGTCCCACCGTTAAAAAAGAACTTTTTGGAGATGAAAATCCTATCGGACAGCAAATAAGGATCGGCAACATCCAATTTGAAGTAAAAGGAATTATGCAATCGAAAGGAACAAGCCCCGGCGGTGGAGATATGGATAATAGAATTAATATTCCTCTTACTACTTTTATGAGACGCGTATCCAATGTTGATTACATAACCGCAGTAAAAATTCTTTTAACTTCTTCAAAAGATATAGACAAAACTTCAGAAAATATTCGGGCAATTCTTAGAGAGCGTCACTCTCTCGCACCGGGTGTTCTGGATGATTTTGGAATTACAACTCCGACCGAGATAACCAAATTTGCAGAAAAAATTGCGGGAACTTTTAACATTTTTCTTGCTCTCATAGCAGGTATTTCTTTAATCGCCGGAGGTGTAGTTGTTGCTAATATTATGCTCATATCGGTTAACGAAAGGAAAAAAGAAATTGGTTTGCGTAAGGCAGTTGGAGCAAAAAGTAAAGACATAATGATGCAGTTTTTGTTTGAAGCGTCTGCCATTACGCTGATCGGAGGAGTAATAGGAATTATTCTCGGAGGAATTGGCGCAAAAGTTTTAGAAATGATAACAGGTATGCCCGTATCAATCTCTTGGATAAGCGTTGTGCTCGGTGTCGTTTCTTCAAGTTTGGTTGGAATTATCGCGGGGCTGCAACCGGCAAAACGAGCATCCAAATTACAACCAGTAGAAGCACTGCGATAA
- a CDS encoding ABC transporter ATP-binding protein → MNNIIIQAKNISKFYGKGVGTEVTALNNVSLEIQRGEFVAIMGASGSGKSTLMNILGCLDKPTNGSLILDGAEVSKLDDEELAKVRNQKIGFVFQSFNLLARTNALENVELPLIYSDRQDITNLAKEALVSVGLADRIHHNPSELSGGQQQRVAIARALVNNPEIIFADEPTGNLDTRSSLEIISLFNELNKLGRTIVLVTHEQDIAEHTRRIIKIADGKIISDEVNQNPLDAENELNKISSTEVSNENK, encoded by the coding sequence ATGAACAATATTATAATTCAAGCGAAAAATATTTCTAAATTTTACGGCAAAGGTGTGGGCACAGAAGTAACAGCTCTCAATAATGTTTCACTTGAGATACAAAGAGGAGAATTTGTTGCTATAATGGGAGCTTCGGGTTCGGGCAAATCCACATTGATGAATATCCTCGGCTGTCTAGATAAACCAACAAATGGTTCATTAATACTCGACGGAGCCGAGGTGAGCAAACTTGATGACGAAGAGTTGGCGAAAGTCCGGAATCAAAAAATTGGTTTTGTGTTTCAATCATTCAATTTATTAGCGAGAACAAACGCTCTCGAAAATGTTGAGCTGCCATTAATTTATTCCGACAGGCAAGATATAACAAATCTTGCAAAGGAAGCTTTGGTATCGGTTGGATTAGCAGACAGAATCCATCATAATCCAAGTGAGCTTTCAGGCGGACAGCAGCAGCGTGTTGCAATTGCCCGTGCACTTGTGAACAATCCCGAAATTATTTTTGCCGATGAGCCGACCGGAAATCTTGATACTCGTTCAAGTCTTGAAATAATTTCTCTTTTTAATGAATTGAATAAATTAGGAAGAACAATCGTTCTCGTTACTCACGAACAAGATATTGCTGAACACACAAGACGTATTATCAAAATTGCAGACGGTAAAATTATCTCGGATGAAGTAAATCAGAATCCGTTAGATGCGGAGAATGAACTAAATAAAATTTCTTCCACGGAGGTTTCTAATGAAAACAAATAG
- a CDS encoding efflux RND transporter periplasmic adaptor subunit — protein sequence MKKKYIIIVSIVLFAVIAVVMGLFVFSGDGKKESKIETAIAARRDIGSTVIATGIIKPMVGAEVKIGSRISGVVKKLKANIGDYVQAGQIIAELDDAELQAKLNQNVAALNKAKADYEYAKLNIERQKSLLQQNFISQQQVDIAETSFKVAVAQLKQAEANVDFAKVQLSYTKIYATTSGVIASVSTQEGETVSASLASPTFVSIIDLKRLEVNAYVDETDIGKIKVGQEASFTVDTYSDSDFKGKITAIYPKAVIQDNVVNYIVTIQITDFQNKILRPEMTTNVTLYLEMRKNVLTIPASAVKRDKGERFVTVIEGEKKVQRKVKIGWNSNGYTEIVSGLNEGEKVMISE from the coding sequence ATGAAGAAAAAATATATTATCATAGTCAGCATAGTTTTATTTGCTGTAATAGCTGTTGTTATGGGACTTTTTGTATTCAGCGGTGATGGGAAAAAAGAGAGCAAAATTGAAACTGCTATTGCCGCCAGACGAGATATTGGTTCGACTGTTATTGCTACAGGAATTATTAAACCGATGGTCGGCGCTGAAGTAAAAATTGGTTCGAGAATTTCCGGCGTAGTTAAAAAGCTTAAAGCAAATATCGGGGATTACGTTCAAGCAGGACAAATAATAGCCGAGTTGGATGATGCGGAACTTCAAGCTAAGTTGAATCAAAACGTAGCAGCGCTAAATAAAGCGAAAGCAGATTATGAATATGCCAAGCTTAATATCGAACGGCAGAAATCACTGCTTCAGCAAAATTTTATTTCTCAACAGCAGGTTGATATAGCCGAGACTTCATTTAAAGTAGCAGTAGCACAGTTAAAACAAGCCGAAGCAAATGTTGATTTTGCTAAAGTGCAGTTGTCCTACACAAAAATCTATGCGACAACATCCGGAGTAATTGCCTCTGTCTCAACTCAAGAGGGTGAAACTGTTTCTGCAAGTTTAGCGTCTCCTACTTTTGTTAGCATCATTGATCTTAAACGACTTGAGGTAAATGCCTATGTTGATGAAACCGACATCGGAAAAATTAAAGTTGGACAAGAAGCGAGCTTTACCGTTGACACATATTCGGATAGCGATTTCAAAGGAAAGATAACAGCCATTTATCCGAAAGCTGTTATCCAGGATAATGTTGTTAACTATATCGTCACGATACAAATAACAGATTTTCAGAATAAAATTCTTAGACCGGAAATGACAACTAACGTTACTTTATACCTTGAGATGAGAAAAAATGTACTAACTATTCCTGCAAGTGCAGTCAAAAGAGATAAAGGAGAAAGATTTGTAACAGTCATTGAAGGTGAGAAAAAAGTTCAGCGCAAAGTAAAAATAGGATGGAATAGTAACGGTTACACGGAAATTGTAAGCGGATTAAACGAAGGTGAAAAAGTTATGATCTCTGAATAA
- a CDS encoding TolC family protein, which produces MKIKYSNTKLKTKTMEKIILLLLLSVSIVSAQTNDKKYSLEDCIQIALKNNPAIISSSYTVDESAVRIDEARSGYFPSININSSFDRSSNKGVTTSPYNNYNAGVSARYYLFQGLKTDATVNAANYNYQASNYQHEVNKQDLILKITQGYYRMLQAERFIESAYKTIERAKLFLDYANAKFKTGLASRSDILKAEVELSNSNLTLIKVKNDLLVAKGNLNLLLGLPADSPITIIDDLAIIEQNQLQEFNELKKQAYQNRPELKKFSEQLNVQKSNIQIAKSDFFPTLSAEASYNYGGTAISSLQENWFYGLTLSFPLFTGFSTKARVVEEDIALKGLEKQFESLSQQVSLDVWSAYLNIKETDERIINAKTFLENAKENLKIAEGQYREGLGSMIEVIDAQTNYVIAEQTFIQSLADYKIAVASLKRATGINTFQEK; this is translated from the coding sequence ATGAAAATCAAGTATTCAAATACAAAACTAAAAACAAAGACTATGGAAAAGATAATCCTTTTATTATTGCTTTCTGTTTCTATCGTAAGCGCTCAAACGAATGATAAAAAATATTCTTTGGAAGACTGCATTCAAATTGCGCTGAAAAATAATCCCGCCATAATTTCTTCTTCTTATACCGTTGATGAAAGTGCAGTGCGGATTGATGAAGCGAGATCGGGTTATTTCCCTTCGATTAATATAAACTCAAGCTTTGATAGGTCTTCAAATAAAGGAGTGACTACCTCGCCATATAATAATTATAATGCCGGTGTATCGGCTCGTTATTATCTATTTCAGGGATTGAAAACTGATGCAACGGTTAATGCCGCTAATTACAATTATCAAGCAAGTAACTATCAACACGAAGTTAATAAGCAGGATTTGATATTAAAGATTACACAAGGGTATTATCGTATGCTGCAAGCCGAACGGTTCATTGAGTCAGCCTATAAAACCATTGAAAGAGCCAAACTTTTTCTCGATTACGCAAATGCAAAATTCAAGACCGGTCTTGCATCCCGTTCGGATATATTAAAAGCAGAGGTAGAGCTTTCAAATTCCAATCTTACACTTATTAAAGTAAAAAACGATCTCCTTGTAGCAAAGGGTAATTTGAATTTACTATTAGGACTTCCGGCAGATTCTCCAATTACTATTATTGACGATCTTGCAATTATTGAACAAAATCAATTACAGGAATTTAATGAGCTGAAGAAGCAAGCTTATCAAAATAGACCGGAGCTAAAAAAGTTTAGTGAACAATTGAATGTGCAAAAGTCGAACATTCAAATTGCTAAGAGTGATTTTTTCCCTACTCTTTCAGCGGAAGCCTCTTATAACTACGGTGGGACAGCAATATCATCACTTCAGGAAAACTGGTTTTATGGACTAACATTAAGCTTCCCATTGTTTACCGGATTTTCAACAAAAGCCCGTGTTGTAGAAGAAGATATAGCTCTAAAAGGATTGGAAAAACAATTCGAGTCTCTGAGTCAGCAAGTTAGTCTCGATGTATGGAGCGCTTATCTGAACATTAAAGAAACGGATGAACGAATCATAAATGCAAAAACATTTTTAGAAAATGCTAAAGAAAACTTGAAAATAGCTGAAGGACAATACCGTGAAGGATTGGGCTCAATGATAGAAGTAATTGATGCACAAACAAACTACGTGATAGCCGAACAAACCTTTATTCAATCGCTTGCAGATTATAAGATTGCAGTTGCATCTTTAAAAAGGGCAACCGGCATAAACACTTTTCAGGAGAAATAA
- a CDS encoding Spy/CpxP family protein refolding chaperone codes for MKKRITIYLIVIVTLINLSSLGTIIYLKWMAANNASVSILPENRFESIKQELKLTPQQIEQFEKIRTEFHSKLDTLDTKFESLRKEMLKEIWQSEVSSQKLEGILEQFSRQQVESQRWVVQHFYQFKKVLTPEQSEKFYKILTERFQGQQRNPGINQMPNRKKDCE; via the coding sequence ATGAAAAAGAGAATTACAATTTATCTAATTGTAATTGTTACCTTAATCAATCTTTCATCTTTGGGAACAATTATATACTTAAAATGGATGGCTGCGAATAATGCGTCCGTTAGTATCTTACCGGAAAATAGATTCGAATCAATTAAACAGGAATTAAAATTAACGCCACAGCAGATAGAACAGTTTGAAAAGATAAGAACAGAATTTCACTCTAAACTCGACACTCTCGATACAAAATTCGAATCACTCCGCAAAGAAATGTTAAAAGAAATCTGGCAATCGGAAGTGAGCAGTCAAAAGCTTGAAGGTATTTTGGAGCAGTTCAGTCGTCAGCAAGTAGAATCTCAAAGATGGGTTGTGCAGCATTTTTATCAATTCAAAAAAGTATTAACACCGGAACAATCTGAAAAATTCTACAAGATCCTTACCGAACGATTCCAAGGTCAGCAAAGAAATCCCGGCATAAATCAAATGCCCAATAGAAAAAAGGACTGTGAATGA
- a CDS encoding zf-HC2 domain-containing protein, which translates to MKHKKIQKRFLLYIDGDLTETEKLLIEQHLTECSSCKKHFEELANIWNEEIKLEQPLPSPALWYALKNRMEEKTRNPGRVSITNAKLLLNTAFTVAVVVLAILTGSWFGSRLNPRTGVKNNSYVKTENIRDDFGMSYFDVVSPNSITKDIFLSASNDKGLQK; encoded by the coding sequence ATGAAACACAAGAAAATTCAAAAAAGATTTCTTCTTTATATAGATGGTGATTTGACCGAAACTGAGAAATTATTAATTGAGCAACACTTAACTGAATGCAGTAGCTGTAAAAAACATTTTGAAGAGCTTGCAAATATCTGGAATGAAGAAATAAAGTTAGAACAGCCGTTACCTTCACCGGCATTATGGTATGCCTTAAAAAATAGAATGGAAGAAAAGACGAGAAACCCAGGCCGGGTATCAATTACTAATGCAAAGCTTTTATTAAATACAGCATTTACTGTTGCGGTAGTTGTTTTGGCGATTTTAACAGGTTCGTGGTTTGGAAGCAGATTGAATCCGCGAACAGGAGTGAAGAACAATTCTTACGTTAAAACAGAAAATATTAGAGACGATTTTGGAATGAGTTACTTCGATGTTGTGTCACCAAACAGTATAACAAAGGATATATTTTTATCAGCGTCAAACGACAAAGGATTACAAAAATGA
- a CDS encoding sigma-70 family RNA polymerase sigma factor yields MEEKQIIEHLKNGDEFIYNYVYDLYARMVYSVCFRMIGNKEEAEDATQDVFLKVFHSINNFRKDSKLSTWIYQIAVNISINRLRRQKVINFLSLDFREGGKEMADNSLSPEKTLEKSEIQQIVQEAISSLPAKQKTAIVLSRYEELSYKEISKIMALSLSSVESLLYRAKENLAKKLISYREIFQ; encoded by the coding sequence ATGGAAGAAAAGCAAATAATTGAACATCTTAAAAACGGTGATGAGTTCATATACAATTATGTTTATGATCTCTATGCGCGTATGGTCTATAGTGTTTGCTTTCGTATGATCGGGAATAAGGAGGAAGCTGAAGATGCTACGCAAGATGTGTTTTTAAAAGTATTTCATTCGATAAATAATTTTCGTAAAGATTCAAAACTTTCAACGTGGATTTACCAAATTGCTGTAAACATTTCCATTAACAGATTAAGAAGACAAAAAGTTATAAACTTTTTATCTCTGGATTTCCGGGAAGGAGGAAAAGAGATGGCTGATAATAGTTTATCACCCGAAAAAACTTTAGAGAAATCAGAAATACAGCAAATAGTTCAAGAAGCAATAAGTTCCCTTCCGGCAAAACAGAAAACCGCAATAGTTTTATCCCGTTATGAAGAACTATCTTATAAAGAAATATCAAAAATAATGGCACTTAGTCTTTCTTCTGTTGAATCGTTGCTCTACCGAGCAAAAGAAAATCTGGCAAAAAAACTAATTAGCTATAGAGAGATATTTCAATGA